In the genome of Bradyrhizobium sp. CIAT3101, one region contains:
- a CDS encoding FAD-dependent oxidoreductase, producing the protein MEAVTQDQPARVRKVRCCIVGGGPAGMMLGYLLGRAGVDVVVLEKHADFFRDFRGDTVHPSTLQVMDELGLIDGFLKLPHQRLQTMDGLFGGTKVRIADLRRLNTKYPFIAFMPQWDFLNFLREAGKRFTSLEVLMNTEAVDLIRHGDAIAGVRARTPDGIVDIEADLTIACDGRHSTVRERAGLSVAEIGAPMDVLWFRAGRKPDETENLFARIEPGKMMVTFDRGDYWQCAYVIAKGQYDAVKARGLQALLDDVVRMAPVLRQGVADVKSFDDVKLLTVAINRLSRWTRPGLLCIGDAAHAMSPVGGVGVNLAVQDAVATANLLADDLTRGCPSEDALDAVRRRRAFPVKMTQAMQVIVQNHIISGALQGGDRPLTVPLPLRLISAWPWLQGIPARFLAIGVRPEHVRSKAAPAS; encoded by the coding sequence ATGGAAGCAGTCACACAGGATCAACCTGCGCGTGTCCGAAAAGTCCGCTGCTGCATCGTCGGCGGCGGACCGGCCGGCATGATGCTCGGCTATCTCCTCGGTCGTGCCGGCGTCGATGTCGTCGTGCTGGAGAAGCACGCCGATTTCTTCCGCGACTTTCGCGGCGACACTGTGCATCCCTCGACGCTTCAGGTGATGGACGAGCTCGGCCTGATTGACGGTTTCCTCAAGCTGCCGCATCAACGCTTGCAGACCATGGACGGCCTGTTCGGCGGCACCAAGGTGCGGATCGCCGATCTCCGCCGGCTGAACACGAAGTACCCGTTCATCGCCTTCATGCCGCAGTGGGATTTTCTCAATTTCCTGCGCGAGGCGGGCAAGCGCTTCACCTCGCTCGAGGTGCTGATGAACACCGAGGCGGTTGACTTGATCCGCCACGGCGATGCCATCGCCGGCGTGCGCGCCAGGACGCCCGACGGCATCGTCGACATCGAGGCCGATCTCACCATCGCCTGCGACGGCCGGCATTCGACGGTGCGCGAGCGCGCGGGCCTCAGCGTCGCGGAGATCGGCGCGCCGATGGACGTGCTCTGGTTCCGCGCCGGCCGCAAGCCGGACGAGACCGAGAACCTCTTTGCGCGGATCGAGCCCGGCAAGATGATGGTCACGTTCGATCGCGGCGATTACTGGCAATGCGCCTATGTCATCGCCAAGGGGCAATACGATGCGGTGAAGGCGAGGGGATTGCAGGCGCTGCTCGACGACGTCGTTCGCATGGCACCGGTCCTCAGACAGGGCGTCGCCGACGTGAAGAGTTTTGACGACGTCAAGCTTCTCACCGTCGCGATCAATCGCTTGAGCCGCTGGACGCGGCCTGGCCTGCTCTGCATCGGCGACGCCGCGCATGCGATGTCGCCGGTGGGCGGCGTCGGCGTCAATCTTGCCGTGCAGGATGCGGTCGCGACCGCCAATTTGCTCGCCGACGACCTGACGCGCGGCTGCCCATCGGAAGATGCGCTCGATGCTGTGCGGCGTCGCCGCGCGTTCCCCGTGAAGATGACGCAGGCGATGCAGGTGATCGTGCAGAACCACATCATCAGCGGCGCGCTTCAGGGCGGCGATCGTCCGCTGACGGTGCCGTTGCCGCTGCGCCTGATCTCCGCTTGGCCATGGCTTCAGGGGATTCCGGCGCGCTTCCTTGCGATCGGCGTGCGGCCCGAGCATGTGCGATCGAAGGCCGCGCCAGCGTCGTAA
- a CDS encoding caspase family protein yields the protein MTRRVFRILAALGLAASLGGFASAAHAEKRVALVVGNNDYKNVPKLLKAVNDARTMGDTLKQLGFQVMVAENQNRQQFSETLLAFDRAIEPGDTAFFFYAGHGFEIAGQNYLLPTDVPAATEGQEELVRDASILADRVVERLQNKKARTSILVFDACRNNPFERSGTRAVAGGGGLAPMVQLPEGVFSVFSAGPRQTALDRLSNDDANPNSVFTRTFAKELLQPGENLVQVAQRTRRLVSEMADTVKHRQVPVYFDQMVDDVFLSGTAKDAAARPADPPPQKVAALPPVSVPRVPKEETTNAPIASFSRHNGGWSVTFSFADPTLGVSWRMAGNGDFRETGFMDTLDPRTRKRMPNPSIELPPDAQAGTIEVRYVDASGDMQGPFPIKFDPEAALVRDQRKILDMTATSWLSFRQFNGLLVYYTHLVSYRCAIREVRIGIDTAVPDKVLKMPPCDLRDPSAITAGMLLYEKLPPATQFMSVELTYRDGSVSEVKSFRTANRSNN from the coding sequence ATGACGCGTCGGGTTTTCAGGATTTTGGCAGCGCTTGGCCTGGCCGCGAGCCTTGGCGGTTTCGCGAGTGCCGCGCACGCCGAAAAGCGTGTCGCGCTCGTCGTCGGCAACAACGACTACAAGAACGTTCCCAAACTCCTGAAGGCCGTCAACGATGCCCGCACCATGGGCGATACGCTGAAGCAGCTCGGCTTCCAGGTGATGGTTGCCGAAAACCAGAACCGCCAGCAATTCTCCGAGACGCTGCTTGCCTTCGACCGGGCGATCGAGCCCGGCGACACCGCGTTCTTCTTCTACGCCGGCCACGGTTTCGAGATCGCGGGCCAGAACTATCTGCTGCCGACCGATGTGCCGGCGGCGACTGAAGGCCAGGAAGAGCTGGTGCGCGACGCTTCCATTCTCGCCGATCGTGTCGTCGAGCGGCTCCAGAACAAGAAGGCGCGCACCTCGATCCTGGTGTTCGACGCCTGCCGCAACAATCCGTTCGAGCGTTCAGGCACGCGCGCAGTCGCCGGCGGTGGCGGGTTGGCGCCGATGGTGCAACTGCCCGAAGGCGTATTCTCGGTGTTCTCGGCCGGTCCCCGCCAGACCGCGCTCGATCGTCTGTCCAATGACGACGCCAATCCCAATTCGGTGTTCACGCGCACCTTCGCCAAGGAGTTGCTGCAGCCCGGCGAGAACCTGGTGCAGGTGGCGCAGCGCACCCGCCGTCTCGTCAGCGAGATGGCCGATACCGTGAAGCACAGGCAGGTGCCGGTCTATTTCGATCAGATGGTCGATGACGTCTTCCTCAGCGGCACCGCGAAGGATGCTGCCGCCCGGCCGGCCGATCCACCGCCGCAGAAAGTCGCGGCGCTGCCGCCGGTCTCGGTGCCGCGCGTGCCGAAGGAGGAGACCACCAACGCGCCGATCGCAAGCTTCTCCCGGCACAATGGCGGCTGGAGCGTGACGTTCTCCTTCGCCGATCCCACCCTCGGTGTGTCCTGGCGCATGGCCGGCAACGGTGATTTCCGCGAGACCGGCTTCATGGATACGCTCGATCCGCGCACGCGCAAGCGGATGCCCAACCCGTCGATCGAGCTGCCCCCGGACGCGCAGGCCGGCACCATCGAGGTCCGTTATGTCGATGCTTCCGGCGACATGCAGGGCCCGTTCCCGATCAAGTTCGATCCCGAAGCGGCGCTGGTCCGCGATCAACGCAAGATCCTCGACATGACCGCGACGAGCTGGCTGTCGTTCCGCCAGTTCAACGGGCTGCTGGTCTATTACACGCATCTCGTCTCATACCGTTGTGCGATCCGCGAAGTGCGGATCGGCATCGACACGGCGGTGCCGGACAAGGTGCTGAAGATGCCGCCTTGCGATCTCAGAGACCCCTCCGCAATCACCGCCGGCATGCTGCTCTATGAAAAGCTGCCACCCGCGACGCAGTTCATGTCCGTCGAATTGACCTACCGCGACGGCAGCGTGTCCGAGGTCAAAAGCTTCCGCACGGCCAACCGCAGCAACAATTGA
- a CDS encoding helix-turn-helix transcriptional regulator, with the protein MYRWCTDEVEPHDRFDFWREVRSKGLFGVTAELEREQRAGFYGEFSLSQVGNGALVELKASSYAVERSQADIGYAPGDAICVYQQLGGGGWFGGMRSSDFAIANGAFATSHTDLPYRTRPLGDSGFHLRILKIPVSGLATQDKRTRELAPKVFNDPALAPLLDACFADLGEAAANDGSSSAVPLVQALGHLALIERGIVRPGSRRGQAALRTARLSLARRLIARHLQDPDLAPTRVADLLGVSVRHLHMLFEVADRSFSQTVTEERLKQSRRLMREAPERLIADIASACGFESLATYYRVFNAAYGMAPGDFRAQAAGAR; encoded by the coding sequence GTGTATCGCTGGTGCACTGACGAGGTCGAGCCTCACGACCGGTTCGATTTTTGGCGCGAGGTGCGCTCCAAGGGGCTGTTCGGGGTCACGGCTGAGCTCGAGCGCGAACAGCGCGCAGGCTTTTACGGGGAGTTCTCGCTGAGCCAGGTCGGCAATGGCGCCCTTGTGGAGCTGAAGGCCTCGTCCTACGCGGTCGAGCGCAGCCAGGCCGACATCGGCTACGCGCCGGGTGACGCCATCTGCGTCTACCAGCAGCTCGGTGGCGGCGGTTGGTTCGGCGGCATGCGCTCCAGCGATTTCGCGATCGCCAATGGTGCCTTTGCCACCAGCCATACCGACCTGCCCTACCGCACGAGGCCGCTGGGCGATTCCGGTTTCCACCTGCGGATCCTGAAAATCCCCGTCAGCGGCCTTGCGACACAGGACAAGCGCACGCGCGAGCTTGCGCCCAAGGTTTTCAACGATCCCGCGCTCGCACCTCTGCTCGATGCCTGCTTTGCCGACCTCGGCGAGGCGGCCGCCAACGATGGTTCGTCCAGCGCCGTCCCGCTCGTGCAGGCCTTGGGGCATCTGGCGCTGATCGAGCGCGGCATCGTCAGACCGGGCAGCCGGCGCGGACAGGCCGCGCTCCGGACCGCCCGCCTCTCGCTGGCGCGGCGCCTGATCGCGCGTCATCTGCAAGACCCCGATCTGGCGCCGACGCGGGTGGCCGACCTGCTCGGCGTCTCTGTGCGGCATCTGCACATGCTGTTCGAAGTCGCCGATCGCAGCTTCTCCCAAACGGTGACGGAAGAGCGCCTGAAACAGAGCCGCCGCTTGATGCGCGAAGCGCCGGAGCGGCTGATCGCCGACATCGCCAGCGCCTGCGGTTTCGAGAGCCTGGCGACCTATTACCGGGTCTTCAACGCCGCCTACGGCATGGCGCCGGGCGATTTCCGGGCCCAGGCCGCAGGGGCGCGTTAA
- a CDS encoding DEAD/DEAH box helicase, with translation MSFSNLGLSEKVLAAVAATGYTTPTPIQEQAIPHVLARKDVLGIAQTGTGKTAAFVLPMLTILEKGRARARMPRTLILEPTRELAAQVKENFDRYGAGQKLNVALLIGGVSFGDQDAKLMRGVDVLIATPGRLLDHTERGGLLLTGVELLVIDEADRMLDMGFIPDIERICKLVPFTRQTLFFTATMPPEIRRITEAFLHNPQKVEVSKPATTAVTVTQSQVPAGREAHEKRELLRRLLREAKDLKNAIIFCNRKREVAIVHKSLQKHGFSVGALHGDMDQPARMAALDQFRKGELPLLVASDVAARGLDIPEVSHVFNFDVPHHADDYVHRIGRTGRAGRTGTAISIVTPLDQKSMVAIEKLIGQSIPRAEDDYEVHAGSGEQSDRPRESRGRDRERSRGGRGKPQRGRDRERSHEPREARHASEATPSSDARPAAEARPAREARPAREARPPREARQSSEPRHGARQQANNSHVPSIGRPEPRRQREADTEPGDHSHLPAFLLRPVRSPAGA, from the coding sequence ATGTCCTTTTCCAATCTCGGACTCTCCGAAAAAGTCCTCGCCGCAGTGGCGGCCACCGGTTACACCACCCCCACCCCCATTCAGGAACAGGCGATCCCCCACGTCCTCGCACGCAAGGACGTGCTCGGCATCGCCCAGACCGGCACCGGCAAGACCGCAGCCTTCGTGCTGCCGATGCTCACCATCCTTGAAAAGGGTCGCGCCCGCGCACGCATGCCGCGCACGCTGATCCTGGAGCCGACCCGCGAGCTCGCAGCCCAGGTGAAGGAAAACTTCGACCGCTACGGCGCCGGCCAGAAACTCAACGTCGCCCTGCTGATCGGCGGCGTCTCCTTCGGCGACCAGGATGCCAAGCTGATGCGCGGCGTCGACGTGCTGATCGCCACCCCGGGCCGGCTGCTCGACCATACCGAACGCGGCGGCCTGCTGCTCACCGGCGTCGAGTTGCTCGTCATCGACGAAGCCGACCGCATGCTGGACATGGGCTTCATCCCCGACATCGAGCGCATCTGCAAGCTCGTCCCGTTCACGCGGCAGACCCTGTTCTTCACCGCGACCATGCCGCCGGAAATCCGGCGCATCACCGAAGCCTTCCTGCACAACCCGCAGAAGGTGGAAGTCTCCAAGCCCGCCACCACCGCCGTCACCGTCACGCAGTCGCAAGTGCCTGCCGGGCGCGAGGCGCACGAGAAGCGCGAGCTGCTGCGCCGCCTGCTGCGCGAGGCCAAGGATCTCAAGAACGCGATCATCTTCTGCAATCGCAAGCGCGAAGTCGCGATCGTTCACAAGTCGCTTCAGAAGCACGGTTTCAGCGTCGGCGCGCTGCATGGCGACATGGACCAGCCGGCCCGCATGGCCGCGCTCGACCAGTTCCGCAAGGGTGAGCTTCCGCTCCTGGTCGCCTCCGACGTCGCCGCCCGCGGCCTCGACATTCCCGAGGTCAGCCACGTCTTCAATTTCGACGTTCCCCACCACGCCGATGACTACGTTCACCGCATCGGCCGCACCGGCCGCGCCGGTCGCACCGGCACCGCGATCTCGATCGTGACGCCGCTCGACCAGAAGTCGATGGTGGCGATCGAAAAGCTGATCGGCCAGAGCATTCCCCGCGCCGAAGACGATTACGAGGTGCATGCAGGGTCGGGCGAGCAGAGCGACCGTCCGCGCGAATCGCGCGGCCGCGATCGTGAACGTTCCCGCGGCGGACGCGGCAAGCCGCAGCGCGGTCGCGACCGTGAGCGCAGCCACGAGCCGCGCGAGGCGCGACACGCCTCCGAAGCAACGCCTTCGTCGGATGCAAGACCTGCTGCCGAAGCACGGCCCGCGCGCGAAGCGCGGCCTGCTCGCGAGGCAAGGCCTCCGCGCGAAGCCAGGCAATCCTCTGAGCCGCGTCATGGCGCGCGCCAGCAGGCCAACAATTCGCATGTGCCGTCGATCGGCCGCCCCGAGCCGCGCCGCCAGCGCGAAGCCGATACCGAGCCTGGCGATCACTCGCATCTTCCGGCCTTCCTGCTCCGACCGGTCCGCTCCCCCGCCGGGGCCTGA
- a CDS encoding GGDEF domain-containing protein: MVKVLDEHERTMAFAEVALGQIRSLKQTAIPRNYEIWYVYATGYNAPLNKIINETLARNGKLTEADLEQIYDTYLSHIKTTDRIDKVGARVIGEIDDVVEVLSEALGVTSSYDASLSGAAKDLSLAKKADQLQSIIESLLRSTSDMRESNKTLEDRLILAKNEISNLQQSLEAIRAESLTDPLTGLGNRKYFDRMIGMAVQSALASGEPLSLLLFDIDHFKSFNDSYGHLTGDQVLRLVGLSLKQTIKGQDITARYGGEEFAVVLPNTALRQALTVADHIRRAVMAKELKKKSTGEILGRVTISVGVSMLKQGDDTETLIDRADACLYAAKRNGRNRVICEVDPEYAVETHNRVA, from the coding sequence GTGGTCAAGGTTCTCGATGAACACGAACGCACGATGGCGTTCGCCGAGGTGGCGCTCGGTCAGATCCGGTCGCTGAAGCAGACCGCAATCCCCCGCAATTACGAGATCTGGTACGTCTACGCGACCGGCTACAATGCCCCGCTCAACAAGATCATCAACGAGACGCTGGCGCGCAACGGCAAGCTGACCGAAGCCGATCTCGAGCAGATCTACGACACCTATCTCTCCCACATCAAAACGACCGACCGCATCGACAAGGTCGGAGCACGCGTCATCGGCGAGATCGACGACGTCGTGGAGGTGCTGAGCGAAGCACTCGGAGTGACCAGCTCTTACGACGCGAGCCTGTCGGGCGCGGCGAAGGATCTGTCATTGGCCAAAAAGGCCGACCAGCTCCAATCGATCATCGAATCCCTGCTCCGTTCAACAAGCGACATGCGCGAGAGCAACAAGACGCTTGAAGATCGGCTCATCCTGGCAAAGAACGAGATCAGCAATCTCCAGCAGAGCCTGGAGGCGATCCGCGCTGAGAGCCTGACGGATCCGTTGACGGGTCTCGGCAACCGCAAATATTTCGACCGCATGATCGGCATGGCCGTGCAGAGCGCGCTCGCGAGCGGCGAGCCGCTGTCGCTGCTGCTGTTCGACATCGACCACTTCAAATCGTTCAACGATTCCTACGGCCACCTCACCGGCGACCAGGTGCTCCGGCTCGTCGGCCTGTCCCTGAAGCAGACCATCAAGGGCCAGGACATCACCGCGCGCTACGGCGGCGAGGAGTTCGCAGTCGTGCTGCCCAACACCGCGCTGCGCCAGGCTCTCACCGTCGCCGACCATATCCGCCGCGCCGTGATGGCGAAGGAATTGAAGAAGAAGTCGACCGGCGAGATCCTCGGCCGCGTCACCATCTCCGTCGGCGTCTCCATGCTGAAGCAGGGTGACGACACCGAGACGCTGATCGATCGTGCCGACGCCTGCCTCTACGCGGCCAAGCGCAACGGCCGCAACCGTGTGATCTGCGAAGTCGATCCCGAATACGCGGTCGAGACGCACAACCGGGTGGCCTGA
- the fabA gene encoding bifunctional 3-hydroxydecanoyl-ACP dehydratase/trans-2-decenoyl-ACP isomerase, producing the protein MPNPHDFHKPQPSYTKDELLRSSEGGYFGPGNAQLPAPPMLMMDRITEISLDGGEFRKGHIVGELDIAPEHWFFDCHYRGDAMMPGSLGLDAMWQMVGYWLGWSGSPGKGRAIGVGEVEVTGAITPQTRSVRYEVAMRMVRRGKLVLGIADGRVVADGVCVFTAKDMRVGLTKAVD; encoded by the coding sequence GTGCCCAATCCTCATGATTTTCACAAGCCGCAACCGTCCTACACCAAGGACGAGCTGCTGAGATCGAGCGAGGGCGGCTATTTCGGCCCGGGCAATGCGCAATTGCCGGCTCCGCCGATGCTGATGATGGACCGCATTACCGAGATCAGCCTGGACGGCGGCGAATTCCGCAAGGGCCATATCGTCGGCGAGCTCGACATTGCGCCGGAGCACTGGTTCTTCGATTGTCACTATCGCGGTGACGCGATGATGCCGGGAAGTCTCGGCCTGGATGCGATGTGGCAGATGGTCGGCTACTGGCTCGGCTGGTCGGGGTCACCAGGCAAGGGCCGCGCCATCGGCGTCGGCGAGGTCGAGGTCACGGGCGCCATCACGCCACAGACGCGATCCGTACGCTACGAGGTCGCCATGCGCATGGTCCGCCGCGGCAAGCTGGTGCTCGGGATTGCCGACGGGCGTGTGGTTGCGGACGGCGTGTGCGTCTTCACCGCGAAGGATATGAGGGTTGGTTTGACGAAAGCAGTGGACTGA
- a CDS encoding TfoX/Sxy family protein gives MDREFLIDLFSSFGPVTVRKMFSGHGISVDGINFALSLRAGLFFRADEITIPDFEAEGSKPFQYSTRAKTVLVNSYWELPARLFDDSEDFVQWARAALAAAQRAKVRKRPKKAAAKKVAPKKRPAKKAAKKTIRRVGKATRPP, from the coding sequence ATGGACCGCGAATTCCTGATCGACCTGTTTTCCAGTTTCGGTCCCGTCACCGTGCGAAAAATGTTCTCCGGCCACGGCATTTCCGTCGACGGGATCAACTTCGCGCTGTCCTTGCGCGCCGGCCTGTTCTTCCGGGCCGACGAGATCACAATCCCGGACTTCGAAGCCGAAGGCTCAAAACCGTTCCAGTATTCCACCCGTGCCAAGACGGTGCTGGTGAACTCCTATTGGGAGCTGCCGGCGCGCCTGTTCGATGATTCCGAGGATTTTGTGCAGTGGGCGAGGGCGGCGCTTGCCGCCGCCCAGCGTGCCAAGGTCAGGAAGCGGCCGAAGAAGGCGGCAGCGAAGAAGGTCGCGCCGAAGAAGAGGCCGGCCAAGAAGGCAGCCAAGAAGACGATCCGTAGGGTGGGCAAAGCGACTCGTCCGCCGTAG
- a CDS encoding iron-sulfur cluster assembly accessory protein: MTQISSGSTPASTPKPRRPRPQVMRLTDAAAQRISELTQRADSEIVGLRVGVKNGGCAGQSYTVEYAHEIRATDEVVEDKGVKILVDPKAVLFLLGTEMDYKADKMQAQFVFNNPNQISACGCGESVELRPAKIDG, encoded by the coding sequence ATGACACAGATTTCGTCCGGCTCGACACCAGCATCCACTCCGAAGCCGCGGCGGCCCCGCCCGCAGGTGATGCGGTTGACGGATGCCGCTGCCCAGCGCATCTCCGAACTCACCCAGCGCGCCGATTCCGAGATCGTCGGCCTGCGCGTCGGCGTCAAGAACGGCGGCTGCGCCGGCCAGTCCTACACGGTCGAATACGCCCACGAGATCCGCGCGACCGATGAGGTCGTCGAGGACAAGGGCGTCAAGATCCTGGTCGACCCCAAGGCCGTGCTGTTCCTGCTCGGCACCGAGATGGACTACAAGGCCGACAAGATGCAGGCCCAGTTCGTCTTCAACAACCCCAACCAGATCTCCGCCTGCGGCTGCGGCGAATCGGTCGAGCTGCGTCCGGCCAAGATCGACGGGTAA
- a CDS encoding SUF system Fe-S cluster assembly protein, which translates to MSDTAEIKANPMETHSALPPEETERLTTEIIAGLKTVFDPEIPADIYELGLIYKVEIKDDRSVDVQMTLTTPNCPAAGELPTMVENAVASVPGVGVVDVKVVWEPAWSPERMSDEARLVLNMW; encoded by the coding sequence ATGAGTGACACGGCCGAAATCAAAGCCAATCCGATGGAGACTCATTCGGCGCTGCCGCCGGAGGAGACCGAACGCCTGACCACCGAGATCATCGCGGGCCTCAAGACCGTGTTCGATCCGGAAATCCCGGCCGACATCTACGAGCTTGGCCTGATCTACAAGGTCGAGATCAAGGACGATCGTTCCGTCGACGTGCAGATGACGCTGACGACGCCGAACTGCCCGGCCGCCGGTGAGCTGCCGACCATGGTCGAGAACGCGGTCGCCAGCGTTCCCGGCGTCGGCGTGGTCGACGTCAAGGTGGTCTGGGAGCCGGCCTGGTCGCCGGAACGCATGAGCGACGAGGCCCGCCTCGTCCTCAACATGTGGTGA
- a CDS encoding cysteine desulfurase, with amino-acid sequence MSTHPAVKNGAYDVARVRQDFPALAMQVYGKPLVYLDNAASAQKPSAVLERMTQAYQSEYANVHRGLHYLANAATEAYEGGRTKAAQFINAARTEEVIFTRNATEAINLVASSWGGPNIKEGDEIVISIMEHHSNIVPWHFLRERQGAVIKWAPVDDEGNFLIDEFEKLLTSKTKLVAITQMSNALGTIVPVKDVVKIAHARGIPVLVDGSQGAVHLPVDVQDIGCDFYVFTGHKVYGPTGIGVLWAKYDHLVAMRPFNGGGEMIREVSREIVTYGDPPHKFEAGTPAIVEAVGLGAAIDYVNSIGKERIAAHEADLTAYAQEKLREINSLRLIGTARGKGPVISFELKGAHAHDVATVIDRQGIAVRAGTHCVMPLLERFNVTATCRASFGMYNTREEVDHLAQALLKARDLFA; translated from the coding sequence ATGAGCACGCATCCCGCGGTCAAGAACGGTGCCTATGACGTCGCGCGGGTGCGCCAGGACTTTCCTGCGCTCGCCATGCAGGTCTACGGCAAGCCGCTGGTCTATCTCGACAACGCGGCATCCGCGCAGAAGCCGAGCGCTGTGCTGGAGCGCATGACGCAGGCCTATCAGTCCGAATACGCCAACGTCCACCGCGGCCTGCATTACCTCGCCAATGCCGCGACCGAAGCCTATGAGGGCGGTCGCACCAAGGCCGCGCAGTTCATCAACGCTGCCCGCACCGAGGAAGTGATCTTCACCCGCAATGCGACTGAGGCGATCAATCTGGTCGCCTCGTCCTGGGGCGGGCCGAACATCAAGGAAGGCGACGAGATCGTCATCTCGATCATGGAGCACCACTCCAACATCGTGCCTTGGCATTTCCTCAGGGAACGTCAGGGCGCGGTGATCAAGTGGGCGCCGGTCGATGATGAGGGCAACTTCCTGATCGACGAGTTCGAGAAGCTGCTGACGTCGAAGACCAAGCTGGTCGCGATCACGCAGATGTCGAATGCGCTCGGCACCATCGTGCCGGTCAAGGACGTCGTGAAGATTGCGCATGCCCGCGGCATTCCCGTGCTGGTCGACGGCAGCCAGGGCGCTGTGCATTTGCCGGTCGACGTTCAGGACATCGGCTGCGACTTCTACGTCTTCACCGGCCACAAGGTGTACGGGCCGACCGGCATCGGCGTGCTCTGGGCCAAGTACGACCACCTCGTCGCGATGCGCCCCTTCAATGGCGGCGGCGAGATGATCCGCGAGGTCTCGCGCGAGATCGTCACCTATGGCGATCCCCCGCACAAGTTCGAGGCGGGCACGCCGGCGATCGTCGAGGCCGTCGGCCTTGGCGCGGCCATCGATTACGTCAATTCGATCGGCAAGGAGCGCATCGCCGCACACGAGGCCGATCTCACCGCTTACGCCCAGGAGAAGCTGCGCGAGATCAACTCGCTTAGGCTGATCGGTACGGCACGCGGCAAGGGCCCTGTGATCTCCTTCGAGCTGAAGGGTGCGCACGCCCACGACGTCGCCACCGTGATCGACCGTCAGGGCATCGCGGTCCGCGCCGGCACCCATTGCGTGATGCCGCTTTTAGAGCGGTTCAACGTGACCGCCACCTGCCGCGCCTCGTTCGGCATGTATAATACGCGGGAAGAAGTCGATCATCTGGCACAGGCGCTGTTGAAGGCGCGGGATTTGTTCGCATGA
- the sufD gene encoding Fe-S cluster assembly protein SufD, whose translation MNVAVAKTGKGRAVSDLFTSAEGRLPGAPTVIAARREAFETYERLGLPHRRIEEWKYTDLRALVGEVLPLAAAPDAAALKRAADAVKAHAIGGARKLVLVDGVFAADLSDVKALATEAGFKTSRETLEKDAGLLKTASTDAVIALNAAMATDGVVLSIADGTQLSAPIQIIHIATAASASSFTRSQVAIGKGARATIVETFVAAGANAYQINDAVLVTVGDDADVAHIRLMDDAPDALNVSSHFVTVGANVKFNFFNMTTGAAVSRLQGFITLAGEGSELSANGVNLLQKTEHGDTTLVVDHAVPNCVSREVFRAVIDDRAHSVFQGRIIVRPDAQKTDGKMMTRALLLSDEAEADNKPELEIFADDVSCGHGATAGALDDSLLFYLKARGLPEKQAQALLIQAFVGEAVEQIADDDLREHVIGIAERWLERRQ comes from the coding sequence ATGAACGTTGCTGTGGCAAAGACCGGAAAGGGCCGCGCGGTGAGCGATCTCTTCACCAGCGCCGAAGGCCGTTTGCCGGGTGCGCCGACCGTGATCGCAGCGCGCCGCGAGGCGTTCGAGACCTATGAGCGTCTCGGCCTGCCGCACCGCCGGATCGAGGAATGGAAATACACCGACCTGCGCGCGCTGGTCGGCGAGGTGCTGCCGCTCGCAGCCGCGCCGGATGCGGCCGCTCTGAAGCGTGCTGCGGACGCCGTGAAGGCGCATGCGATCGGCGGCGCCCGCAAGCTGGTGCTGGTCGACGGCGTGTTCGCGGCCGATCTGTCCGACGTCAAGGCGCTCGCCACTGAAGCGGGCTTCAAGACGTCGCGGGAGACGCTGGAGAAGGATGCGGGCCTGCTGAAGACCGCGTCCACCGACGCCGTGATCGCGCTGAACGCGGCGATGGCGACCGATGGCGTGGTGCTGTCGATTGCCGACGGTACGCAACTGTCCGCACCGATCCAGATCATCCACATCGCGACGGCCGCTTCCGCATCCAGCTTCACCCGTTCGCAGGTCGCGATCGGGAAGGGCGCCCGCGCCACCATCGTCGAGACCTTCGTTGCCGCTGGCGCCAATGCCTACCAGATCAATGACGCCGTGCTCGTCACGGTCGGCGACGATGCGGATGTCGCGCATATCCGCCTGATGGACGATGCGCCCGACGCGCTGAACGTCTCGTCGCATTTCGTCACCGTCGGCGCCAATGTGAAGTTCAACTTCTTCAACATGACGACCGGCGCGGCGGTCAGCCGCCTGCAGGGATTCATCACGCTGGCAGGCGAGGGCAGTGAGCTCTCCGCCAACGGCGTGAACTTGTTGCAGAAGACCGAGCATGGCGACACCACGCTGGTCGTCGACCACGCCGTGCCGAACTGTGTCAGCCGTGAAGTCTTCCGTGCGGTGATCGACGATCGCGCCCATTCGGTGTTCCAGGGCCGCATCATCGTTCGTCCCGATGCGCAGAAGACCGACGGCAAGATGATGACCCGCGCGCTGCTGCTCTCGGACGAAGCCGAGGCCGACAACAAGCCGGAGCTGGAAATCTTTGCCGACGACGTCTCCTGCGGCCACGGCGCCACTGCCGGCGCGCTGGACGACAGCCTGCTGTTCTATTTGAAGGCGCGCGGCCTGCCCGAGAAGCAGGCCCAGGCGCTGCTGATCCAGGCCTTTGTCGGCGAAGCAGTCGAGCAGATCGCCGACGATGATTTGCGCGAGCATGTGATCGGCATTGCCGAGCGCTGGCTGGAGCGCCGCCAATGA